Proteins from a single region of Pungitius pungitius chromosome 4, fPunPun2.1, whole genome shotgun sequence:
- the secisbp2l gene encoding selenocysteine insertion sequence-binding protein 2-like isoform X2, whose translation MAVRLSLVQDVKLSAEVEPFIPQKKGMEGSQVSMSLSGEAGGGGSGGGIGGGSGGVETTPIPSYLITCYPFVQENQPNRQHPMYNGGELRWQQPNPSPGGSYLAYPIMSSPQPPVSNDYAYYQIMPAPCPPVMGFYQPFPGTYAGPVQAGVVNPVSAEVGERPLPLGPAYGMNSQRGRGMVRPNVPPNVQMQLSVCQPLRGRRPPTRSVAVQKEVCTLGPDGRTKTVMLVDAAQQTDFPGEVSGRCAAERASPQLWKNKTKRRRASHPAENYTEQGASEADIDSDSGYCSPKHNQAAGVTQRSAENTAAPTAVEAGVMTAGTWVNVASQATQKSWGDRNGQFHRADQRKNPEQRNVSQEFHGGYAGRAPPGQSHQRPQPAVVSDNEVSPQPLYFEDEDEFPDLASGGAAQRCTKAESTPAQTHAQPKLPKNLLDNLPENSPINIVQTPIPITTSVPKRAKSQRKKAMAAALATAQEYSEISMEQKKLQEAFTKAAGKKSKTSVELDLGDMLAALEKHQQAMKARQLNNTKPLSFTVGTTAPFHGSGLVSLPSALKGHQQPYSVPHNSLDSTAPRIKRGKEREIPKVKRPTALKKIILKEREGKKGKTSVEQESSGQEEHGEESLHFTDDLAREPASQEETGLSMPSDASLSPASQNSPYSITPVSQGSPASSGIGSPMASNAITKIHSRRFREYCNQVLSKEIDESVTMLLQELVRFQERVYQKDPTKAKTKRRLVMGLREVTKHMKLNKIKCVLISPNCEKIQAKGGLDEALYNVIAMARDQEIPFVFALGRKALGRCVNKLVPVSVVGIFNYSGAEGLFNRLVSLTEEARKAYKDMVSALEQEQAEEAQKNDKKVPHHMGHSRNHSAASAISFCSIFSEPISEVNEKEYETNWRSMVENSDAPEPVESEPRRPAPPTSTQKDGEAAAPAATPAPTAPQAARTAPATLTQGTGERDEVRVDDRLELASQQSTETGSLDGSCRGPLNSSITSTTSTLVPGMLEEAEEEEEEDYTPEPIAVEVPTLSSRIEYWVSKTLENLQLGKSQESTEEEDEEEEEEEEERGQSEEEEEDLDSADIAETRTEDKDQVEVKKVPG comes from the exons ATGGCCGTCCGTTTGTCTTTGGTGCAGGATGTGAAGCTATCGGCCGAAGTAGAACCGTTCATCCCGCAGAAGAAAGGTATGGAAGGATCTCAAGTGAGCATGAGTCTTTCTGGAGAGGCAGGCGGCGGGGGAAGTGGTGGCGGCATCGGAGGAGGCAGTGGAGGGGTGGAAACCACGCCGATACCCAGCTACCTCATCACCTGCTACCCATTCGTCCAGGAGAACCAACCCAACAG GCAACATCCCATGTACAATGGAGGGGAGCTGCGCTGGCAGCAGCCCAACCCCAGCCCCGGGGGTTCGTACCTGGCCTACCCCATCATGTCTTCCCCCCAGCCTCCCGTCTCCAACGACTACGCCTACTACCAGATTATGCCTGCTCCTTGCCCACCGGTGATGGGCTTCTACCAGCCGTTCCCCGGCACCTACGCAGGTCCGGTGCAAGCCGGAGTGGTCAACCCTGTCTCAGCAGAGGTCGGTGAAAGGCCGCTGCCTTTGGGACCAGCGTACGGGATGAACAGTCAGAGGGGGAGAGGCATGGTGCGACCTAATGTTCCCCCAAATGTACAGATG CAGTTGAGTGTGTGCCAACCTCTGAGGGGTCGCCGACCTCCAACCAGGAGTGTAGCTGTGCAGAAGGAGGTCTGCACTTTGGGGCCTGATGGTAGGACCAAGACAGTCATGCTGGTGGATGCGGCACAGCAGACCG ATTTCCCAGGTGAGGTGTCCGGGAGGTGCGCAGCAGAGCGGGCCAGTCCCCAGCTGTGGAAGAACAAGACAAAGAGAAGACGGGCGTCCCATCCAGCCGAAAACTACACCGAGCAGGGCGCCAGTGAGGCAGACATAGACAGCGACAGCGGCTACTGCAGCCCCAAACACAACCAGGCTGCGGGTGTAACGCAACGAAGCGCAGAAAATACAGCGGCGCCCACA gCAGTTGAGGCCGGCGTAATGACAG cAGGCACCTGGGTAAATGTGGCATCTCAGGCTACCCAGAAGTCTTGGGGGGACAGAAACGGACAGTTTCACAGGGCAGACCAGAGAAAGAACCCTGAACAGAGAAACGTCTCCCAG GAGTTCCACGGTGGCTACGCGGGGCGCGCGCCTCCCGGCCAGTCACACCAGCGGCCGCAGCCAGCTGTGGTCTCTGATAACGAGGTCTCCCCGCAGCCCCTCTACTTTGAG GATGAAGACGAGTTCCCAGATCTGGCTTCCGGAGGAGCTGCCCAACGCTGCACCAAAGCAGAATCTACTCCAGCCCAGACGCACGCGCAACCTAAACTTCCTAAAAACCTG CTGGATAACCTTCCAGAAAACTCCCCTATCAACATTGTGCAGACACCCATCCCCATTACCACCTCCGTTCCCAAGAGGGCCAAGAGCCAGAGGAAGAAGGCCATGGCCGCTGCTTTGGCCACGGCACAAGAGTACTCTGAAATCAGCATGGAACAAAAGAAATTACAA GAAGCATTCACCAAAGCCGCAGGGAAGAAGAGCAAAACCTCCGTCGAGCTGGACCTGGGAGATATGCTGGCCGCTTTGGAGAAACACCAGCAGGCCATGAAGGCCAGGCAGCTGAACAATACGAAGCCACTGTCATTTACAG TTGGAACGACGGCTCCGTTCCACGGCTCAGGCCTGGTCAGCCTGCCGTCCGCGTTGAAGGGTCACCAGCAGCCGTACTCAGTCCCACACAATTCTCTGGATTCTACCGCGCCTCGAATcaagagagggaaggagagagagatcCCCAAAGTAAAACGGCCCACCGCCCTGAAGAAG aTCATCTTGAAGGAGCGTGaagggaagaaagggaagacTAGTGTAGAGCAGGAGTCTTCAGGGCAGGAGGAGCACGGGGAGGAGAGTTTACATTTCACTGATGATCTTGCACGAGAGCCCGCCTCCCAAGAAG AAACCGGCCTGAGCATGCCCAGCGACGCATCCCTTTCCCCGGCCAGTCAGAACTCTCCCTACAGCATCACCCCGGTGTCCCAGGGCTCTCCCGCCAGCTCCGGCATCGGGAGTCCCATGGCCTCGAACGCCATCACCAAGATCCACAGCCGCCGTTTCAGAGA gTATTGTAACCAAGTGCTGAGTAAGGAGATCGACGAGAGCGTGACTATGCTGTTACAGGAACTGGTTCGCTTCCAGGAGCGTGTCTACCAGAAGGATCCTACCAAGGCCAAAACCAAGCGTCGCCTGGTCATGGGTCTCAGAGAGGTCACCAAGCACATGAAGTTGAATAAGATTAAGTGTGTCCTCATATCTCCCAACTGTGAGAAGATCCAAGCCAAAG GTGGTTTGGATGAGGCTCTTTACAATGTAATCGCCATGGCGCGGGATCAGGAGATTCCgtttgtgtttgctttgggCCGGAAAGCTCTGGGACGCTGCGTCAACAAACTAGTGCCTGTTAGTGTGGTCGGCATTTTCAACTATTCTGGAGCTGAG GGTCTTTTCAACCGTCTGGTGTCTCTGACCGAAGAGGCTCGAAAGGCCTACAAGGATATGGTGTCAGctctggagcaggagcaggcCGAGGAGGCTCAGAAAAATGACAAGAAAGTCCCGCACCACATGGGCCACTCCCGCAACCACTCGGCGGCTTCCGCCATCTCCTTCTGCTCCATCTTCTCTGAGCCTATTTCGGAGGTCAATGAAAAGGAGTACG AGACCAACTGGAGGAGCATGGTGGAGAATTCCGATGCCCCGGAGCCCGTGGAGTCCGAGCCGAggcgccctgccccccccacgtCAACCCAAAAGGACGGCGAGGCCGCGGCTCCCGCCGCCACGCCCGCACCGACGGCTCCCCAGGCAGCCAGGACGGCGCCGGCCACGCTGACGCAGGGCACCGGGGAGAGAGACGAGGTCCGGGTGGACGACCGGCTGGAGCTGGCGTCTCAGCAGAGCACAGAGACGGGCTCTCTGGACGGGAGCTGCAGGGGCCCGCTGaactcctccatcacctccaccacTTCCACCCTGGTCCCCGGGATgttggaggaggcggaggaggaggaagaggaggactaCACTCCCGAGCCAATTGCTGTGGAGGTGCCTACCCTCAGCAGCCGCATTGAATACTGGGTGTCGAAGACCCTGGAAAACCTGCAGCTGGGAAAGAGCCAGGAGAGCACagaagaggaagacgaagaggaggaagaggaggaggaggagagagggcagagcgaagaggaggaggaggaccttgATTCAGCGGATATTGCAGAGACGAGGACAGAGGACAAAGACCAAGTGGAGGTTAAGAAGGTCCCAGGTTga
- the secisbp2l gene encoding selenocysteine insertion sequence-binding protein 2-like isoform X4: MDSSDYKDVKLSAEVEPFIPQKKGMEGSQVSMSLSGEAGGGGSGGGIGGGSGGVETTPIPSYLITCYPFVQENQPNRQHPMYNGGELRWQQPNPSPGGSYLAYPIMSSPQPPVSNDYAYYQIMPAPCPPVMGFYQPFPGTYAGPVQAGVVNPVSAEVGERPLPLGPAYGMNSQRGRGMVRPNVPPNVQMQQLSVCQPLRGRRPPTRSVAVQKEVCTLGPDGRTKTVMLVDAAQQTDFPGEVSGRCAAERASPQLWKNKTKRRRASHPAENYTEQGASEADIDSDSGYCSPKHNQAAGVTQRSAENTAAPTAVEAGVMTAGTWVNVASQATQKSWGDRNGQFHRADQRKNPEQRNVSQEFHGGYAGRAPPGQSHQRPQPAVVSDNEVSPQPLYFEDEDEFPDLASGGAAQRCTKAESTPAQTHAQPKLPKNLLDNLPENSPINIVQTPIPITTSVPKRAKSQRKKAMAAALATAQEYSEISMEQKKLQEAFTKAAGKKSKTSVELDLGDMLAALEKHQQAMKARQLNNTKPLSFTVGTTAPFHGSGLVSLPSALKGHQQPYSVPHNSLDSTAPRIKRGKEREIPKVKRPTALKKIILKEREGKKGKTSVEQESSGQEEHGEESLHFTDDLAREPASQEETGLSMPSDASLSPASQNSPYSITPVSQGSPASSGIGSPMASNAITKIHSRRFREYCNQVLSKEIDESVTMLLQELVRFQERVYQKDPTKAKTKRRLVMGLREVTKHMKLNKIKCVLISPNCEKIQAKGGLDEALYNVIAMARDQEIPFVFALGRKALGRCVNKLVPVSVVGIFNYSGAEGLFNRLVSLTEEARKAYKDMVSALEQEQAEEAQKNDKKVPHHMGHSRNHSAASAISFCSIFSEPISEVNEKEYETNWRSMVENSDAPEPVESEPRRPAPPTSTQKDGEAAAPAATPAPTAPQAARTAPATLTQGTGERDEVRVDDRLELASQQSTETGSLDGSCRGPLNSSITSTTSTLVPGMLEEAEEEEEEDYTPEPIAVEVPTLSSRIEYWVSKTLENLQLGKSQESTEEEDEEEEEEEEERGQSEEEEEDLDSADIAETRTEDKDQVEVKKVPG; this comes from the exons ATGGACTCTAGTGACTATAAG GATGTGAAGCTATCGGCCGAAGTAGAACCGTTCATCCCGCAGAAGAAAGGTATGGAAGGATCTCAAGTGAGCATGAGTCTTTCTGGAGAGGCAGGCGGCGGGGGAAGTGGTGGCGGCATCGGAGGAGGCAGTGGAGGGGTGGAAACCACGCCGATACCCAGCTACCTCATCACCTGCTACCCATTCGTCCAGGAGAACCAACCCAACAG GCAACATCCCATGTACAATGGAGGGGAGCTGCGCTGGCAGCAGCCCAACCCCAGCCCCGGGGGTTCGTACCTGGCCTACCCCATCATGTCTTCCCCCCAGCCTCCCGTCTCCAACGACTACGCCTACTACCAGATTATGCCTGCTCCTTGCCCACCGGTGATGGGCTTCTACCAGCCGTTCCCCGGCACCTACGCAGGTCCGGTGCAAGCCGGAGTGGTCAACCCTGTCTCAGCAGAGGTCGGTGAAAGGCCGCTGCCTTTGGGACCAGCGTACGGGATGAACAGTCAGAGGGGGAGAGGCATGGTGCGACCTAATGTTCCCCCAAATGTACAGATG CAGCAGTTGAGTGTGTGCCAACCTCTGAGGGGTCGCCGACCTCCAACCAGGAGTGTAGCTGTGCAGAAGGAGGTCTGCACTTTGGGGCCTGATGGTAGGACCAAGACAGTCATGCTGGTGGATGCGGCACAGCAGACCG ATTTCCCAGGTGAGGTGTCCGGGAGGTGCGCAGCAGAGCGGGCCAGTCCCCAGCTGTGGAAGAACAAGACAAAGAGAAGACGGGCGTCCCATCCAGCCGAAAACTACACCGAGCAGGGCGCCAGTGAGGCAGACATAGACAGCGACAGCGGCTACTGCAGCCCCAAACACAACCAGGCTGCGGGTGTAACGCAACGAAGCGCAGAAAATACAGCGGCGCCCACA gCAGTTGAGGCCGGCGTAATGACAG cAGGCACCTGGGTAAATGTGGCATCTCAGGCTACCCAGAAGTCTTGGGGGGACAGAAACGGACAGTTTCACAGGGCAGACCAGAGAAAGAACCCTGAACAGAGAAACGTCTCCCAG GAGTTCCACGGTGGCTACGCGGGGCGCGCGCCTCCCGGCCAGTCACACCAGCGGCCGCAGCCAGCTGTGGTCTCTGATAACGAGGTCTCCCCGCAGCCCCTCTACTTTGAG GATGAAGACGAGTTCCCAGATCTGGCTTCCGGAGGAGCTGCCCAACGCTGCACCAAAGCAGAATCTACTCCAGCCCAGACGCACGCGCAACCTAAACTTCCTAAAAACCTG CTGGATAACCTTCCAGAAAACTCCCCTATCAACATTGTGCAGACACCCATCCCCATTACCACCTCCGTTCCCAAGAGGGCCAAGAGCCAGAGGAAGAAGGCCATGGCCGCTGCTTTGGCCACGGCACAAGAGTACTCTGAAATCAGCATGGAACAAAAGAAATTACAA GAAGCATTCACCAAAGCCGCAGGGAAGAAGAGCAAAACCTCCGTCGAGCTGGACCTGGGAGATATGCTGGCCGCTTTGGAGAAACACCAGCAGGCCATGAAGGCCAGGCAGCTGAACAATACGAAGCCACTGTCATTTACAG TTGGAACGACGGCTCCGTTCCACGGCTCAGGCCTGGTCAGCCTGCCGTCCGCGTTGAAGGGTCACCAGCAGCCGTACTCAGTCCCACACAATTCTCTGGATTCTACCGCGCCTCGAATcaagagagggaaggagagagagatcCCCAAAGTAAAACGGCCCACCGCCCTGAAGAAG aTCATCTTGAAGGAGCGTGaagggaagaaagggaagacTAGTGTAGAGCAGGAGTCTTCAGGGCAGGAGGAGCACGGGGAGGAGAGTTTACATTTCACTGATGATCTTGCACGAGAGCCCGCCTCCCAAGAAG AAACCGGCCTGAGCATGCCCAGCGACGCATCCCTTTCCCCGGCCAGTCAGAACTCTCCCTACAGCATCACCCCGGTGTCCCAGGGCTCTCCCGCCAGCTCCGGCATCGGGAGTCCCATGGCCTCGAACGCCATCACCAAGATCCACAGCCGCCGTTTCAGAGA gTATTGTAACCAAGTGCTGAGTAAGGAGATCGACGAGAGCGTGACTATGCTGTTACAGGAACTGGTTCGCTTCCAGGAGCGTGTCTACCAGAAGGATCCTACCAAGGCCAAAACCAAGCGTCGCCTGGTCATGGGTCTCAGAGAGGTCACCAAGCACATGAAGTTGAATAAGATTAAGTGTGTCCTCATATCTCCCAACTGTGAGAAGATCCAAGCCAAAG GTGGTTTGGATGAGGCTCTTTACAATGTAATCGCCATGGCGCGGGATCAGGAGATTCCgtttgtgtttgctttgggCCGGAAAGCTCTGGGACGCTGCGTCAACAAACTAGTGCCTGTTAGTGTGGTCGGCATTTTCAACTATTCTGGAGCTGAG GGTCTTTTCAACCGTCTGGTGTCTCTGACCGAAGAGGCTCGAAAGGCCTACAAGGATATGGTGTCAGctctggagcaggagcaggcCGAGGAGGCTCAGAAAAATGACAAGAAAGTCCCGCACCACATGGGCCACTCCCGCAACCACTCGGCGGCTTCCGCCATCTCCTTCTGCTCCATCTTCTCTGAGCCTATTTCGGAGGTCAATGAAAAGGAGTACG AGACCAACTGGAGGAGCATGGTGGAGAATTCCGATGCCCCGGAGCCCGTGGAGTCCGAGCCGAggcgccctgccccccccacgtCAACCCAAAAGGACGGCGAGGCCGCGGCTCCCGCCGCCACGCCCGCACCGACGGCTCCCCAGGCAGCCAGGACGGCGCCGGCCACGCTGACGCAGGGCACCGGGGAGAGAGACGAGGTCCGGGTGGACGACCGGCTGGAGCTGGCGTCTCAGCAGAGCACAGAGACGGGCTCTCTGGACGGGAGCTGCAGGGGCCCGCTGaactcctccatcacctccaccacTTCCACCCTGGTCCCCGGGATgttggaggaggcggaggaggaggaagaggaggactaCACTCCCGAGCCAATTGCTGTGGAGGTGCCTACCCTCAGCAGCCGCATTGAATACTGGGTGTCGAAGACCCTGGAAAACCTGCAGCTGGGAAAGAGCCAGGAGAGCACagaagaggaagacgaagaggaggaagaggaggaggaggagagagggcagagcgaagaggaggaggaggaccttgATTCAGCGGATATTGCAGAGACGAGGACAGAGGACAAAGACCAAGTGGAGGTTAAGAAGGTCCCAGGTTga
- the secisbp2l gene encoding selenocysteine insertion sequence-binding protein 2-like isoform X5 — MEGSQVSMSLSGEAGGGGSGGGIGGGSGGVETTPIPSYLITCYPFVQENQPNRQHPMYNGGELRWQQPNPSPGGSYLAYPIMSSPQPPVSNDYAYYQIMPAPCPPVMGFYQPFPGTYAGPVQAGVVNPVSAEVGERPLPLGPAYGMNSQRGRGMVRPNVPPNVQMQQLSVCQPLRGRRPPTRSVAVQKEVCTLGPDGRTKTVMLVDAAQQTDFPGEVSGRCAAERASPQLWKNKTKRRRASHPAENYTEQGASEADIDSDSGYCSPKHNQAAGVTQRSAENTAAPTAVEAGVMTAGTWVNVASQATQKSWGDRNGQFHRADQRKNPEQRNVSQEFHGGYAGRAPPGQSHQRPQPAVVSDNEVSPQPLYFEDEDEFPDLASGGAAQRCTKAESTPAQTHAQPKLPKNLLDNLPENSPINIVQTPIPITTSVPKRAKSQRKKAMAAALATAQEYSEISMEQKKLQEAFTKAAGKKSKTSVELDLGDMLAALEKHQQAMKARQLNNTKPLSFTVGTTAPFHGSGLVSLPSALKGHQQPYSVPHNSLDSTAPRIKRGKEREIPKVKRPTALKKIILKEREGKKGKTSVEQESSGQEEHGEESLHFTDDLAREPASQEETGLSMPSDASLSPASQNSPYSITPVSQGSPASSGIGSPMASNAITKIHSRRFREYCNQVLSKEIDESVTMLLQELVRFQERVYQKDPTKAKTKRRLVMGLREVTKHMKLNKIKCVLISPNCEKIQAKGGLDEALYNVIAMARDQEIPFVFALGRKALGRCVNKLVPVSVVGIFNYSGAEGLFNRLVSLTEEARKAYKDMVSALEQEQAEEAQKNDKKVPHHMGHSRNHSAASAISFCSIFSEPISEVNEKEYETNWRSMVENSDAPEPVESEPRRPAPPTSTQKDGEAAAPAATPAPTAPQAARTAPATLTQGTGERDEVRVDDRLELASQQSTETGSLDGSCRGPLNSSITSTTSTLVPGMLEEAEEEEEEDYTPEPIAVEVPTLSSRIEYWVSKTLENLQLGKSQESTEEEDEEEEEEEEERGQSEEEEEDLDSADIAETRTEDKDQVEVKKVPG; from the exons ATGGAAGGATCTCAAGTGAGCATGAGTCTTTCTGGAGAGGCAGGCGGCGGGGGAAGTGGTGGCGGCATCGGAGGAGGCAGTGGAGGGGTGGAAACCACGCCGATACCCAGCTACCTCATCACCTGCTACCCATTCGTCCAGGAGAACCAACCCAACAG GCAACATCCCATGTACAATGGAGGGGAGCTGCGCTGGCAGCAGCCCAACCCCAGCCCCGGGGGTTCGTACCTGGCCTACCCCATCATGTCTTCCCCCCAGCCTCCCGTCTCCAACGACTACGCCTACTACCAGATTATGCCTGCTCCTTGCCCACCGGTGATGGGCTTCTACCAGCCGTTCCCCGGCACCTACGCAGGTCCGGTGCAAGCCGGAGTGGTCAACCCTGTCTCAGCAGAGGTCGGTGAAAGGCCGCTGCCTTTGGGACCAGCGTACGGGATGAACAGTCAGAGGGGGAGAGGCATGGTGCGACCTAATGTTCCCCCAAATGTACAGATG CAGCAGTTGAGTGTGTGCCAACCTCTGAGGGGTCGCCGACCTCCAACCAGGAGTGTAGCTGTGCAGAAGGAGGTCTGCACTTTGGGGCCTGATGGTAGGACCAAGACAGTCATGCTGGTGGATGCGGCACAGCAGACCG ATTTCCCAGGTGAGGTGTCCGGGAGGTGCGCAGCAGAGCGGGCCAGTCCCCAGCTGTGGAAGAACAAGACAAAGAGAAGACGGGCGTCCCATCCAGCCGAAAACTACACCGAGCAGGGCGCCAGTGAGGCAGACATAGACAGCGACAGCGGCTACTGCAGCCCCAAACACAACCAGGCTGCGGGTGTAACGCAACGAAGCGCAGAAAATACAGCGGCGCCCACA gCAGTTGAGGCCGGCGTAATGACAG cAGGCACCTGGGTAAATGTGGCATCTCAGGCTACCCAGAAGTCTTGGGGGGACAGAAACGGACAGTTTCACAGGGCAGACCAGAGAAAGAACCCTGAACAGAGAAACGTCTCCCAG GAGTTCCACGGTGGCTACGCGGGGCGCGCGCCTCCCGGCCAGTCACACCAGCGGCCGCAGCCAGCTGTGGTCTCTGATAACGAGGTCTCCCCGCAGCCCCTCTACTTTGAG GATGAAGACGAGTTCCCAGATCTGGCTTCCGGAGGAGCTGCCCAACGCTGCACCAAAGCAGAATCTACTCCAGCCCAGACGCACGCGCAACCTAAACTTCCTAAAAACCTG CTGGATAACCTTCCAGAAAACTCCCCTATCAACATTGTGCAGACACCCATCCCCATTACCACCTCCGTTCCCAAGAGGGCCAAGAGCCAGAGGAAGAAGGCCATGGCCGCTGCTTTGGCCACGGCACAAGAGTACTCTGAAATCAGCATGGAACAAAAGAAATTACAA GAAGCATTCACCAAAGCCGCAGGGAAGAAGAGCAAAACCTCCGTCGAGCTGGACCTGGGAGATATGCTGGCCGCTTTGGAGAAACACCAGCAGGCCATGAAGGCCAGGCAGCTGAACAATACGAAGCCACTGTCATTTACAG TTGGAACGACGGCTCCGTTCCACGGCTCAGGCCTGGTCAGCCTGCCGTCCGCGTTGAAGGGTCACCAGCAGCCGTACTCAGTCCCACACAATTCTCTGGATTCTACCGCGCCTCGAATcaagagagggaaggagagagagatcCCCAAAGTAAAACGGCCCACCGCCCTGAAGAAG aTCATCTTGAAGGAGCGTGaagggaagaaagggaagacTAGTGTAGAGCAGGAGTCTTCAGGGCAGGAGGAGCACGGGGAGGAGAGTTTACATTTCACTGATGATCTTGCACGAGAGCCCGCCTCCCAAGAAG AAACCGGCCTGAGCATGCCCAGCGACGCATCCCTTTCCCCGGCCAGTCAGAACTCTCCCTACAGCATCACCCCGGTGTCCCAGGGCTCTCCCGCCAGCTCCGGCATCGGGAGTCCCATGGCCTCGAACGCCATCACCAAGATCCACAGCCGCCGTTTCAGAGA gTATTGTAACCAAGTGCTGAGTAAGGAGATCGACGAGAGCGTGACTATGCTGTTACAGGAACTGGTTCGCTTCCAGGAGCGTGTCTACCAGAAGGATCCTACCAAGGCCAAAACCAAGCGTCGCCTGGTCATGGGTCTCAGAGAGGTCACCAAGCACATGAAGTTGAATAAGATTAAGTGTGTCCTCATATCTCCCAACTGTGAGAAGATCCAAGCCAAAG GTGGTTTGGATGAGGCTCTTTACAATGTAATCGCCATGGCGCGGGATCAGGAGATTCCgtttgtgtttgctttgggCCGGAAAGCTCTGGGACGCTGCGTCAACAAACTAGTGCCTGTTAGTGTGGTCGGCATTTTCAACTATTCTGGAGCTGAG GGTCTTTTCAACCGTCTGGTGTCTCTGACCGAAGAGGCTCGAAAGGCCTACAAGGATATGGTGTCAGctctggagcaggagcaggcCGAGGAGGCTCAGAAAAATGACAAGAAAGTCCCGCACCACATGGGCCACTCCCGCAACCACTCGGCGGCTTCCGCCATCTCCTTCTGCTCCATCTTCTCTGAGCCTATTTCGGAGGTCAATGAAAAGGAGTACG AGACCAACTGGAGGAGCATGGTGGAGAATTCCGATGCCCCGGAGCCCGTGGAGTCCGAGCCGAggcgccctgccccccccacgtCAACCCAAAAGGACGGCGAGGCCGCGGCTCCCGCCGCCACGCCCGCACCGACGGCTCCCCAGGCAGCCAGGACGGCGCCGGCCACGCTGACGCAGGGCACCGGGGAGAGAGACGAGGTCCGGGTGGACGACCGGCTGGAGCTGGCGTCTCAGCAGAGCACAGAGACGGGCTCTCTGGACGGGAGCTGCAGGGGCCCGCTGaactcctccatcacctccaccacTTCCACCCTGGTCCCCGGGATgttggaggaggcggaggaggaggaagaggaggactaCACTCCCGAGCCAATTGCTGTGGAGGTGCCTACCCTCAGCAGCCGCATTGAATACTGGGTGTCGAAGACCCTGGAAAACCTGCAGCTGGGAAAGAGCCAGGAGAGCACagaagaggaagacgaagaggaggaagaggaggaggaggagagagggcagagcgaagaggaggaggaggaccttgATTCAGCGGATATTGCAGAGACGAGGACAGAGGACAAAGACCAAGTGGAGGTTAAGAAGGTCCCAGGTTga